Proteins encoded together in one Diceros bicornis minor isolate mBicDic1 chromosome 18, mDicBic1.mat.cur, whole genome shotgun sequence window:
- the ARL5C gene encoding putative ADP-ribosylation factor-like protein 5C isoform X4: MNEVVHTCPTIGSNVEEIVLQKTHFLMWDIGGQEALRSTWNMYYSNTEFIILVIDSTDRDRLLTTREELYKMLAHEALRDASVLIFANKQDMKDSMTTVEISQLLTLSAIKDHPWHIQGCCALTGEGLVAAPPGPPGPGPTNGRLTIRTLSCQNPAHSYLLGQIS, from the exons ATGAATGAGGTGGTCCATACGTGTCCCACCATCGGTAGCAACGTGGAGGAGATTGTTCTGCAAAAAACGCACTTCCTCATGTGGGACATAGGGGGACAGGAGGCTCTGCGCTCCACCTGGAACATGTACTACTCCAACACTGAG TTCATCATCCTTGTGATTGACAGCACGGACCGGGACCGGCTGCTGACCACTCGGGAGGAGCTGTACAAGATGCTGGCCCATGAG GCTCTTCGAGATGCTTCCGTCCTGATCTTTGCCAACAAGCAGGACATGAAGGACTCCATGACCACTGTGGAGATCTCCCAACTCCTCACTCTTAGTGCCATCAAAGACCACCCGTGGCACATACAGGGCTGCTGTGCCCTCACCGGGGAAGGGTTAGTGGCTGCCCCACCTGGACCTCCAGGGCCTGGCCCCACCAATGGGCGATTGACCATCAGAACTCTCTCCTGTCAGAATCCGGCTCATAGTTATCTCCTGGGCCAAATCAGTTGA
- the ARL5C gene encoding putative ADP-ribosylation factor-like protein 5C isoform X1 has product MGQLIAKLMGIFGKQEHKVIIVGLDNAGKTTILYQFLMNEVVHTCPTIGSNVEEIVLQKTHFLMWDIGGQEALRSTWNMYYSNTEFIILVIDSTDRDRLLTTREELYKMLAHEALRDASVLIFANKQDMKDSMTTVEISQLLTLSAIKDHPWHIQGCCALTGEGLVAAPPGPPGPGPTNGRLTIRTLSCQNPAHSYLLGQIS; this is encoded by the exons ATGGGACAACTGATCGCCAAGTTGATGGGCATCTTCGGGAAACAGG AGCACAAGGTTATCATCGTGGGACTGGACAACGCAGGAAAGACCACCATTCTCTACCAGTT CCTGATGAATGAGGTGGTCCATACGTGTCCCACCATCGGTAGCAACGTGGAGGAGATTGTTCTGCAAAAAACGCACTTCCTCATGTGGGACATAGGGGGACAGGAGGCTCTGCGCTCCACCTGGAACATGTACTACTCCAACACTGAG TTCATCATCCTTGTGATTGACAGCACGGACCGGGACCGGCTGCTGACCACTCGGGAGGAGCTGTACAAGATGCTGGCCCATGAG GCTCTTCGAGATGCTTCCGTCCTGATCTTTGCCAACAAGCAGGACATGAAGGACTCCATGACCACTGTGGAGATCTCCCAACTCCTCACTCTTAGTGCCATCAAAGACCACCCGTGGCACATACAGGGCTGCTGTGCCCTCACCGGGGAAGGGTTAGTGGCTGCCCCACCTGGACCTCCAGGGCCTGGCCCCACCAATGGGCGATTGACCATCAGAACTCTCTCCTGTCAGAATCCGGCTCATAGTTATCTCCTGGGCCAAATCAGTTGA
- the ARL5C gene encoding putative ADP-ribosylation factor-like protein 5C isoform X2, translating to MPSEHKVIIVGLDNAGKTTILYQFLMNEVVHTCPTIGSNVEEIVLQKTHFLMWDIGGQEALRSTWNMYYSNTEFIILVIDSTDRDRLLTTREELYKMLAHEALRDASVLIFANKQDMKDSMTTVEISQLLTLSAIKDHPWHIQGCCALTGEGLVAAPPGPPGPGPTNGRLTIRTLSCQNPAHSYLLGQIS from the exons ATGCCTTCAGAGCACAAGGTTATCATCGTGGGACTGGACAACGCAGGAAAGACCACCATTCTCTACCAGTT CCTGATGAATGAGGTGGTCCATACGTGTCCCACCATCGGTAGCAACGTGGAGGAGATTGTTCTGCAAAAAACGCACTTCCTCATGTGGGACATAGGGGGACAGGAGGCTCTGCGCTCCACCTGGAACATGTACTACTCCAACACTGAG TTCATCATCCTTGTGATTGACAGCACGGACCGGGACCGGCTGCTGACCACTCGGGAGGAGCTGTACAAGATGCTGGCCCATGAG GCTCTTCGAGATGCTTCCGTCCTGATCTTTGCCAACAAGCAGGACATGAAGGACTCCATGACCACTGTGGAGATCTCCCAACTCCTCACTCTTAGTGCCATCAAAGACCACCCGTGGCACATACAGGGCTGCTGTGCCCTCACCGGGGAAGGGTTAGTGGCTGCCCCACCTGGACCTCCAGGGCCTGGCCCCACCAATGGGCGATTGACCATCAGAACTCTCTCCTGTCAGAATCCGGCTCATAGTTATCTCCTGGGCCAAATCAGTTGA
- the ARL5C gene encoding putative ADP-ribosylation factor-like protein 5C isoform X3: MGQLIAKLMGIFGKQEHKVIIVGLDNAGKTTILYQFLMNEVVHTCPTIGSNVEEIVLQKTHFLMWDIGGQEALRSTWNMYYSNTEFIILVIDSTDRDRLLTTREELYKMLAHEALRDASVLIFANKQDMKDSMTTVEISQLLTLSAIKDHPWHIQGCCALTGEGLPAGLQWMQSRATAN; this comes from the exons ATGGGACAACTGATCGCCAAGTTGATGGGCATCTTCGGGAAACAGG AGCACAAGGTTATCATCGTGGGACTGGACAACGCAGGAAAGACCACCATTCTCTACCAGTT CCTGATGAATGAGGTGGTCCATACGTGTCCCACCATCGGTAGCAACGTGGAGGAGATTGTTCTGCAAAAAACGCACTTCCTCATGTGGGACATAGGGGGACAGGAGGCTCTGCGCTCCACCTGGAACATGTACTACTCCAACACTGAG TTCATCATCCTTGTGATTGACAGCACGGACCGGGACCGGCTGCTGACCACTCGGGAGGAGCTGTACAAGATGCTGGCCCATGAG GCTCTTCGAGATGCTTCCGTCCTGATCTTTGCCAACAAGCAGGACATGAAGGACTCCATGACCACTGTGGAGATCTCCCAACTCCTCACTCTTAGTGCCATCAAAGACCACCCGTGGCACATACAGGGCTGCTGTGCCCTCACCGGGGAAGG gctGCCCGCCGGGCTCCAGTGGATGCAGTCTCGGGCCACTGCCAACTGA